From the genome of Kryptolebias marmoratus isolate JLee-2015 linkage group LG19, ASM164957v2, whole genome shotgun sequence, one region includes:
- the arf6a gene encoding ADP-ribosylation factor 6a, with protein sequence MGKMLSKIFGNKEMRILMLGLDAAGKTTILYKLKLGQSVTTIPTVGFNVETVTYKNVKFNVWDVGGQDKIRPLWRHYYTGTQGLIFVVDCADRDRIDEARQELHRIINDREMRDAIILIFANKQDLPDAMKPHEIQEKLGLTRIRDRNWYVQPSCATTGDGLYEGLTWLTSNYKS encoded by the coding sequence ATGGGGAAAATGCTTTCAAAGATCTTTGGCAACAAGGAGATGAGAATATTGATGCTTGGACTTGATGCTGCTGGGAAAACTACCATCCTGTACAAGCTGAAACTGGGACAGTCGGTCACCACCATCCCCACGGTCGGGTTTAACGTGGAGACCGTCACCTATAAGAATGTGAAATTCAACGTGTGGGACGTGGGCGGCCAGGACAAGATCCGACCGCTCTGGAGACATTACTACACGGGCACCCAGGGCCTGATTTTCGTGGTGGACTGTGCCGACAGGGACCGGATCGACGAGGCGAGGCAGGAGCTCCACCGGATCATCAACGACCGGGAGATGAGGGACGCCATCATCCTGATCTTTGCCAACAAGCAGGACCTGCCGGACGCCATGAAGCCGCACGAGATCCAGGAGAAGCTGGGCCTGACCCGGATCCGAGATAGGAATTGGTACGTTCAGCCCTCGTGCGCGACAACGGGGGATGGACTATACGAGGGCCTGACTTGGCTCACCTCGAATTACAAATCTTAA
- the LOC108231865 gene encoding E3 ubiquitin-protein ligase pellino homolog 2-like, which translates to MNLPKKDGDDDVPVKEPVKYGELVILGYNGSLPSGDRGRRKSRFALYRRAKANGVKPSAVHILNTPQDSKAVHSRGQHSISFTLSRNQTVVVEYCHDNNTDMFQIGRSTEGPIDFVVTDTSGGGKEAEDPSIAPSTISRFACRVVCERNPPYTARIYAAGFDSSKNIFLGEKATKWKNPDGHMDGLTTNGVLVMHPEGFPEDPKQGLWREISVCGDVYALRETRSGPSRGKLAEGESSALRDGSLVDLCGATLLWRTGEGLMRAPTLRHLEALRQELNASRPQCPVGLSTLAFPSLPRSHSLEERQPWVYLACGHVHGRHDWGQRAEGEVEPREGEGSTARRECPLCRSVGPYVPLWLGSEPAVYVDAGAPTHAFVPCGHVCSERTVRYWAETPLPHGTHAFRPVCPFCSAALSNPGWIRLIFQGPID; encoded by the exons ATGAATTTACCGAAAAAGGACGGAGACGACGACGTGCCCGTTAAAGAGCCGGTAAAATACGGAGAACTGGTCATTTTGGG GTACAATGGCTCTCTGCCAAGTGGAGATCGTGGACGCCGAAAGAGCCGCTTTGCTCTTTACCGAAGGGCCAAGGCCAACGGAGTCAAACCCAGCGCTGTGCACATCCTCAACACGCCGCAGGACAGCAAG GCTGTCCacagcagagggcagcacaGCATTTCGTTCACTCTGTCCCGTAACCAAACTGTGGTGGTGGAGTACTGCCATGACAACAACACTGACATGTTCCAG ATCGGACGCTCCACAGAAGGTCCCATTGACTTTGTGGTGACCGACACCTCTGGAGGGGGAAAGGAAGCCGAGGACCCCTCCATCGCCCCCAGCACCATTTCCCGTTTTGCCTGCAGGGTGGTGTGCGAGCGCAACCCACCCTACACCGCACGCATTTACGCCGCGGGTTTTGACTCGTCCAAAAATATCTTTCTAGGG GAGAAAGCAACCAAATGGAAAAATCCTGATGGTCATATGGATGGTCTCACCACCAATGGAGTCCTAGTGATGCACCCTGAAGGTTTCCCAGAGGACCCCAAGCAGGGTCTGTGGAGGGAGATCTCTGTGTGTGGAGATGTTTATGCCCTGCGGGAAACACGCTCCGGTCCCAGCCGGGGGAAACTG GCAGAGGGTGAGAGCAGCGCCCTGCGTGATGGGTCCCTGGTGGATCTTTGCGGTGCCACATTGTTGTGGCGGACCGGAGAAGGACTCATGCGTGCTCCCACTCTGCGCCACCTGGAGGCACTTCGTCAGGAACTAAATGCGTCTCGACCCCAGTGTCCCGTAGGCCTCAGCACGCTGGCCTTCCCCAGTTTGCCACGAAGCCACAG TCTTGAAGAGCGTCAGCCCTGGGTCTACCTCGCCTGCGGCCACGTCCACGGACGCCACGACTGGGGCCAGAGGGCTGAAGGAGAGGTGGAGCCGAGAGAAGGAGAGGGCTCCACAGCCCGGCGAGAATGCCCGTTGTGTAGAAGCGTGGGGCCCTACGTGCCTCTGTGGCTGGGCTCTGAGCCTGCTGTGTATGTGGACGCAGGGGCTCCCACTCACGCCTTTGTCCCCTGTGGTCACGTCTGCTCAGAGAGGACAGTCAGGTACTGGGCAGAGACTCCTCTGCCCCACGGGACTCACGCATTCAGACCTGTCTGCCCCTTCTGCTCAGCCGCCCTCAGCAACCCCGGCTGGATCCGGCTCATCTTCCAGGGCCCCATTGACTAA